ACACCGCCGTCCACCGCATCGAGCGCCGTCGTCCGGCGTACCTCCACCCGAACCGCATCGAGTCGTGCCGCCCGCGCGATTGTCTCCTCGTCCTCGAGTACGTCCTGTGCTGCGGCCTCGGTTTCGTCGGCCGGGACGCGGAAGATATGGATCTCACCCGTCCCCGCGCGCTCTTCCTGAATCAGGTCGCCGGTCTCGGCGTCGGCCGCCAGCTCGGCTGCGTGCTTGGTCGGTGAGAGATCACTGTCAACGAGTTCGACGCGCCGGCGCTCGGCCACCTCGATCACCTGCCAGGTGACTTCGAGCGGCGGCTCCGGTGCGACGGTCGCCTCGAGTACGTCGTTCGCCTCGAGGCCGGGATTCGAGCCGAGGGTGTGTATCTGTGCAGTGTCGACGTCGCGGACGACGGCCGACTCGGTCTCGGCGTGCGTGACGACGAAGGTCCCGGTTTTCTCGTTCCCGGATCCGGTTTCAGTCTCAGTCATAGACGACCGTATGCGCGAGACCATTTTCGGGGTTTCGGCTTTCGGCCGTCGAACCGAATTGCCAGCCGCGAGCAATTCACCGCAGTACGCCACGACACCGACCCGATGACGGAACGCCTTTACACTCAGCGGTTGCCCTCTCGGGCATGAACGTCGACATCGGAAACGCGCTCGCGAGCGTCGCCTCACCGGGTGTTTCTCGGGAGGCACTCGAGTCCCTCGATGACCAGGTGGCGGCTGCACACGAGCGCATCGAGGCCGGCATGGACGCCGGCGAGCACGGCTACGAAGCGCTCAATCTGCCGGAGCGGACGGAGACCGACGAGATCCGGCTCGCTGCCGACCGCGTTACCGGACCGGAGACAAGCGCCATCGTCACCGTTGGCATCGGTGGCAGCGCGCTCGGGGCAGCGACGATCACCGACGCGCTAAACGGCGAAGAGGACCCGGAAGCGATCTACCTCGACAACGTCGATCCCGAGTGGCTCACGAGCGAACTCGCGCGCCTCGATCTCGAGACGACCGTCGTCAACGTCGTCTCGCGCTCCGGGACGACTGCGGAGACGCTCGCGAACTTCCTCGTCGTCCGTGAGGCCTTCGAATCCGCCGGCGTCGACTGGACCGAGCGAACCATCGTCACGACCGGCGAATCGGGACCGCTTCGTGACCTTGCAGACCGCCACGACCTCCCATCCCTCACGGTTCCTGACGGCGTCCCGGGGCGCTTCTCTGCGCTCTCGGCGGTCGGCATGGTCGCCGCCGCCGTCTGTGGCCACGATCTGGACGCCCTTCTCGAGGGCGCGGCCGCGGAGGCCGAGACACTGACCGGGTCGCTGTTCGAGTGTCCGGCCTACGCCTACGGCGCGACGGCCTACGCGCTTGACGCGCGCGGTGCCGGCATCAACGCGATGATGCCGTACGCGGAGGCACTCGAGACGTACGCCGAGTGGTTCGCCCAGCTCTGGGCGGAGAGTCTGGGGAAGGACGACCTCGGACAGACACCTGTTCGCGCGCTCGGGGCAACGGACCAGCACTCCCAACTCCAGCTCTACCGGGCAGGCCCGCGGGACAAGCTCGTTACCTTCGTCTCGGTCGAGGAGACCGCAGACTGCGAGATTCCGTCTACCGAGGTCGACGACCTCGCATACCTCGGTGATGCGACGCTCGGTGAATTACTCGACGCCGAGTTCGAGGCGACGGAGGCGAGCCTCGCCGCGGCAGGCCGACCTAGCGTCCGCGTCGAAATCGAACGCGTCGACGAGTTCGAACTCGGCGGCCTCCTCTACGGGATGGAAGCCGCGTGCGTGCTCGCAGGCGAACTGTACGGCGTGAACACCTTCGAGCAGCCGGCGGTCGAGTGGGCGAAGAAGGCAACGCGCGGCCTGCTCGGCGGCGGCGAGTTCGAGGAGGCAGAAGCAGTTGCGGAGAAAACTGAACTACGCGTTGAGCGCTGACTGAGCGCGGGTTTTCGTCCTCACATCCTGCCTGCGAACAGACGTTGGGTTCCGGATGCGGAGCCCATATGAGTACTCACACGAACAGACAGGTATGACCGAAACCGCACGGACCGAGTCCGAGTCGGTCGCGACCGACGCCGTCCCAGGCATCGGAACCGGCCTCTCGGCGGTGATGGCGGCGACTGTGCTCGTTCCCGCCAACCGAGGGATCACCGACCCTGCAGTCGTCGCAGCAGCCGTCTTCGCCGTCGTCGCCGTCGGTGCCTTCCTCGCAAGTCGCTACGGGAGTGGAACACAGCGGATCGCCGCTGGAATCGCAACCGCCGCCAGTGGTGGCGTCCTCCTCTGTACCGCCTACGCACTGAATCAGGGACTCACCGCCTCGACCGAGTTACCGGGGCTCTCGACGTCAATCTCGCTCCTCATGGCCGGTTTCCTCACCGCCGGCCTCACAGTCGGCGTCGGCGTCGCTGCCGTCCTCAAAATAAGTGTTTCAGGGCTCAAAGATCGAAGTTCTCAGATGGTCGTCCTATCCCTTCTCGGGGTTACCGGGCTCTTCGCAGCCGAACTCGCCGGCGTCTTTCTCGCACTTCCAGTGATGGAGATCGCCGGAGATCTCTCGACCACCGAGTTCCTCGTCATCGCACAGCTCGGCATGGCGCTCGGCACCGCAATCATCGCCGGTATCTACCTCTCCGTCACCGACCGGGGACTCGAGTTCCTCGACCTGCGCGTCCCGACGAAGTGGGACGTGATCTGGACGGTCGGCGGACTCGTCATCCTCTTTGGCGCGCTGATGACTATTTCACTGGCCTTTCAGACGGCCGGCGTCGAGAGTGCAGACCACGGAACAACCGAGCAGGCCGCAGAGAACCCCGAGATTCTGCTCGTGTTGATTCCGGCGTCGCTGCTCGTGATCGGGCCGTTCGAGGAGTTGCTGTACCGGAACGTCATCCAGAAGGCACTGTACGACACCTTCTCTCGCGCCGGTGCGATCGTCGCCGGGAGCGTCATCTTCGCTGGCGTCCACGTTCTCGCTTACGCGACCGCTGGCCCAGGCGCAGTCATCGCGAGCCTCGGCGTCATTTTCGGGCTCTCGCTCGTGCTCGGCACGCTCTACGAGCGAACCGACAACCTGCTCGTGCCGTCAGTCGTCCACGGTGTGTACAACGCGATTCTCTTCGGGAATCTCTACCTGGTTTACGGCTGAGCGACAGGCGAGTGGGTGCGTCACTTGCCACTTCTGCGCGGTTTCGTTTTGGGAGTATCGCTGAGCAGCCGCGAGCAGCGGAGGGCTGGGAGCAGCCGGAACGCAAGATTGCAGCCGAGACTCGAGTACCGCCCAAAGTCGTCACTCGACAGGCGAACATGCTGCCGGGACGACGGGCTGGCGGGATGGTGAGAACCCGTCGTGTCAGTAACCGATGAGACGACGCTACGACGGATTCTTGCGCGCCAGACCGGAACCGCAGATCGGACAGCGCTCCTTTTCCTCGTCGAACTCGCGGCCACAGCCCTGACACTGGTAGTGCCAGTGGCGCTGTTCGTCGATGCCCTCGCGGGCGATTACTTCGACGGCGACGTTGAGTTTCTCTGCAACGTTTTGCATCGCGTAGTCGTCGGTGACGAGTGTGGCGTCGAGTTCGAAACTCGCGGCGACGAGCCTGATGTCCGTATCGGAGAGCACGCCGAGATCACCGGATTCCTTGGCTGCCCGGCGGACCTTCTCGGTCGTGTCCTCGTTTGGAATGTGGATGTGCATCCCCGAGCCCTCCATCGCGTCGTAGCGATAGGCGCTCTCGTCCTCGAGTTCTTCGCGGACGAGGGGGATGGTTGCAGTCTGTTCTGTCGTGTGGAAGTCGTGGATAAAAGCCGAGGAGTCGAGAACGTACATGCCCTTAGCGCTGAACGACGATGTAGTCTTTCACCGCTTGAACGCGGCTGACGGAGACGAGAAACCGGCCGGCGTCGTCGACGTTGAAGTCGACGGCCCGCTCTGGCAGTTCGTCGTCGGGTTCGATAACGAGGTCGTGGAGTTGTCCCGACTTGAGGTCCATCGTGATGTTGTACAGCAGGCCCAGCTCGGTGCCGTCCGATCCCATGACGGACTTGCCCGAGAGATTTTCAGCGAGTATCTCACTCATGCATACTCGTATTTACTAATCGGTATTAAAAACCTCGGGCTCAGAAAGGGGGTGGTCTCCGATCGTCGGTCGCATGTTGCCGACTAATCGGGACGAATCGGCTTCCAGAGCGTGACGATGGGTTTAACTACTGGCCGGCAGACCTCTAGACAAGACCTTCTCTGGTGGTTCATCATGTCGGATACCGATACGGACACGGACACGGGCGCGGGATCGCACGATCCCACATCTCTCAGAACGCCGATCGTCGCCGTCCTCGGACACGTCGATCACGGCAAGACAAGTCTCCTCGACAAGATCCGCGGCTCTGCGGTCATCGAGGGTGAAGCAGGCGCGATTACCCAGCACATCGGGGCGACGGCCGTCCCGCTCGACGTCGTCTCTTCCATCGCGGGCGACCTCGTCGACCCGGACGACTTCGACCTGCCGGGGCTGCTCTTTATCGATACGCCGGGACACCACTCCTTTACCACGCTTCGCTCCCGGGGTGGCGCACTGGCGGACATAGCGATTCTCGTCGTCGACGTCAACGACGGCTTCCAGCCGCAGACACTCGAGGCGCTCGACATTCTCAAGCGCTCCCAGACGCCGTTCATCGTCGCGGCGAACAAGATCGATACCGTTCCCGGCTGGAACGCAAACGAGGACTCGCCGATCAACGCGACCTACGAGGCCCAGTCAGACCGCGTCAGCTCCCGCCTCGACGAAAGTCTCTACGAGATTATCGGTAATCTATCGGACGAGGACTTCTCCGCCGACCTCTACTGGCGTGTACAGAACTTCCAGCGCAACGTCGGCGTCGTCCCCGTCTCCGCGATGACCGGCGAGGGCGTCCCCGACCTGCTCGCGGTCATGATGGGGCTCTCCCAGCGGTATATGAAAGAGGAGATGGAGATCGACGTGCAGGGTCCCGGCGTCGGCACCGTCCTCGAGGTCAAAGAGGAGAAAGGATTCGGGACGACGATCGATATCGTCCTCTACGACGGCACGATCAAAGCCGACGACAAGGTCGTCGTCGGTGGGATGAATCAGCCAATCGTCACCGACGTGCGGGCGCTGCTCCAGCCCCGCCCGCTCGCCGAAATCCGAACCGAGAGCCGGTTCGAAAAGGTCGACGAGATCTCGGCCGCCTCCGGTATCAAGGTCGCCGCACCCGACCTCGCGGATGCGATGGCCGGTGCGCCGGTTCGCGTCGTCCGCAACCGCGAACTGGATGAGGTCGTCGACGAAGTCGAGGCCGAACTCGCAGACATTGCCGTCGACACCGAAGAACAGGGCGTCGTCGTCAAGGCAGACACCCTCGGCAGCCTCGAGGCGATGGCCGACGCGCTGGGCGAAGCCGAAGTGCCGATCGTCCGCGCCGAAGTCGGTGACGTCGCACCGCGGGATGTTTCGGTCGCCTCGACCGCAGAGGAGCCAAAACAGCGCGCGATCCTCGGCTTCAACGTCGAGACGCTCGCTGACGCCGAACAGCGCGCAGAGACCGAGGACGTGACGGTGTTCACCGACGAGGTTATCTATCAGCTCATCGAGGAGTACGAGGAGTACATCGACGAACTCGAGCGCGCCCAGCAGGACACGATCCTCGATAACATCGTCCGACCGGCCCGGTTCCGCATTCTCCCGGATCACACCTTCCGCCAGAACGACCCCGCCGTCGTCGGCGTCGAAGTCAACTCCGGCACCGTCCAGAACAACGCGAACGTTGTCAAGTTCGAGGGGAACGAGCCCGACCGCGTCGGCCAGGTCAAGGGGATTCAGGAGCAGGGTGAGGACGTGGACGAAGCGCGCGCGGGCAACCGCGTCTCGGTTGCGATCGACGGCCCAACTGTTGGCCGCCAGATCGAGGAAGACGACGAGCTCTGGATCGAGATTCCCGAAAAGCACGCAAAGATCTTAGAACAGGAACTGGCGAGCGAGATTCCCGGCGACGAACTCGAGGCGCTGAACATGTATCTGGACAAACAGCGCAGCCGAGATCCGTTCTGGGGCAAGTAGCGACGCTACAACGTTCTGGCTCTTCTGTGAGGGCGCTCTGATAACAATCAAAGCAACGCGTCAGAATCGAATTGACCCTACGGCTCATTCGACTCACTCAGATCAACTAGTTCGGATCGAGTTCTGGATCAGTAGCATCTGATTGGCTTCTCGAGCGGTCGGGGCCTGGTTTCGGTTCAGCCTCATGGCCGGATTTGTCCGGTCCGCGCTCGTGATCGGACTCGAGTACCGATCCTGACTCGGAACCGAACGTAGATTCCGACTCCGGCTCCAATTCCGACGCTGACTCTGACTCGGACGCGGCGTCGGCGTCGACGTCGTGTTCGCTCCATTGGTCGTACGCATCCCGACCCTCACCATCTCGCAGGCGAACGAGGGTTGCACGTAACGACTCCGGATCGTCGATCACCGAGCGGTCACAGCGGACGTCGAACCACCGGTGGCGTTCGATGATCAACTCGTCGTCAGTGAGCCGAATCTCACCAACTCGGTTCCAGGAAACGAGTCGTCGCTCGAAGTTGTCGACGAGCAGGCCGTTCTCGTACGCTTCGAGGGTGGTCATCCCCCACTGGCTATCCGCGTTCGGCTCCTCCCAGATATTCCATCCCCAGTTATACCGGTCGCTCAGCCACATGAACGCCGGAATGAGTGCGTAGATGAGAACCCAGGCGCTCGAACCATCGCCAACGAGCAGCGAGCCGAGGCCGAAGACGACCGTCAAGATCGTGAAGCCGAGCAAAATCGCTCCCTGGAATCCGCTCTTGAACGACGGTCGGCGCCACTGCCACGTCACTACCGGTTCGTCCGGCGTCACTGCGTCGATGTGACGGTGGCGAGCCATCTGAGAAACACCCAGTGTGACGGCTCCGCTGAGCACTGTAAAGAGCCCCGCCGTGAGCGAGAATCGACCGGTGGACTGGAGGACACCCATGGCGGGCGCGATTACACTGGCACCGAACCCGAGGCTGGGCAGATACCAGGCGAGGCGGCGGCGACGGCTGGTACCGAGTCGTTCGGGCAGGTCGCCGAGGCGGTCGCCGAAGACGAGCGAGAAGAGCAGGGCGGCGACGACGGTGCTTGGTGTCGTGACGAGGATGGTTTCGGTTCCAGCGCCTGCTGCGACGGAGCCAAGTGCGACGACGCCGGCAGCGATGATGCCGAGGTAGAACCCGAAGCCGGCTTTGAAACTGAGGTCGGGAGTGCGGTCAGACATGTTGGCGGTGGCGGTGGTTCTGGTTCTGGTTCTGGTTCTGGTTCTGGTTATGGGAGTGAACGTGATCCCGGAGGGTGAACGCCGGTTGGAGGGCGTCACACAGATAAATCATGTCACACTACAAAATAATTCGGACACGTCGGCGACTGTAGCGGTTCTATGGTGGTCGTCTGCTCGGTTTGGTGCGGTCTGGTAGGGTAGTATGGTAGCGGATGGGGTCTGGCGGAGGTATGTGGTAGCGAATAGGGACTGGCGAGGGTGACAATCGCTATCGGAGGCCGTCCAGTCCCGAAATCGTTTTCAACCGCTCACGCGGACACTCGGTATGCCGACGGAACCGGACACTCATTATGACCCCACACTGGGGAACAAGTTCATCTTCGTCACCGGCGGCGTGATGTCGGGACTCGGAAAGGGGATCACGGCCGCGAGCACTGGCCGACTCCTGAAAAACGCCGGGTTCGACGTTACCGCCGTGAAGATCGACCCGTACCTGAACGTCGACGCGGGGACGATGAATCCGTACCAGCACGGAGAGGTGTACGTCCTGGAGGATGGCGGCGAGGTCGACCTCGACCTGGGGAACTACGAGCGATTCCTCGACATCGACATGACCTCGGACCACAACATCACCACCGGGAAAACCTACCAGCACGTCATCGAAAAGGAGCGTGCCGGAGACTACCTGGGGAAGACGGTCCAGATCATCCCGCACATCACCGACGATATCAAGCGACGCATCCGCGAGGCCGCTGAGGGCACCGACGTCTGTATCATCGAGGTCGGTGGGACGGTCGGGGACATCGAGGGTATGCCGTACCTCGAGGCCCTGCGCCAGTTCGCCCACGAGGAGGACGAAGAAGACATTCTGTTCACGCACGTCACGCTCGTCCCCTACTCAAAAAACGGCGAGCAGAAGACCAAGCCAACCCAGCACAGCGTCAAGGAGGTCCGATCGATCGGTCTCCAGCCCGACGTGATCGTCGGCCGCTGTGAGGACAAACTCGACCCCGAGACCAAAGAGAAGATCGCGCTGTTCTGTGACATTCCAACCGAGGCCGTCTTCTCGAACCCCGACGTCGAGGACGTCTATCACGTCCCGCTGATGGTCGAAGAAGAAGGACTCGACCAGTACGTCTTAGAGCACTTCGGCCTCGCCGACGAGGCGCTGCCGGAGGGCGAACGTGCGAACGACTGGCGCGAAATCGTCACGACCGAGAAAAACGGTGCGGTCGACATCGCGCTGGTCGGCAAGTACGACCTGACCGACGCCTACATGTCGATTCACGAATCGCTCAAACACGCCGGCTTCGAGGTCGGTGTCGACGTGAACGTCCACTGGGTGCCAGCCGGCGAACTCGCCGACGGCCACGACGACCAACTCGAGTCGGTCGACGGTGTCATCGTCCCCGGTGGCTTCGGCATGCGCGGGACGGAAGGCAAGATCGAGGCGGTCCGGTACGCTCGCGAAAACGACGTGCCGTTCCTCGGGCTCTGTCTCGGCTTCCAGATGGCCGTCGTCGAGTACGCGCGGAACGTCCTCGGCTACGAGAACGCTCACTCCGCCGAGATGGACGAGGAGACGGCACACCCGGTCATCGACATCCTGCCCGAGCAGTACGAGGTCGAGGACATGGGTGGTACGATGCGCCTCGGTGAGCACACGACGGTGATCGAACCGGAGACGCTCGCCTACGAACTGTACGAGGATACGTCCTGTTCCGAGCGTCATCGCCACCGCTACGAGGTCAATCCCGAGTACTTCGACGAATTCGAGGAGGAGCCGATGACGTTCTCCGGCACCGCGGGCAACCGGATGGAAATTCTCGAACTCGAGGACCACCCGTACTTCCTCGGGACGCAGTTCCACCCCGAGTACACGTCCCGGCCGGGACAGCCGAGTCCGCCGTTCCTCGGGCTGGTCGAGGCGATCGTCGACGAGAGCGGTGGAAACGCGTCGGCGGGTACAGATATGGAGCACGATGCAGACAGCGACACCGACGCAGACACCGAAACAGAGGTTACACACTAATGGTAGACACAGAGACGTTCGTCCCGGAAGCAATCGAAGAGATCGAAGACGAAATCGGCGACGCAAATGCCGTCATCGCCCTCTCGGGCGGTGTCGACTCGTCGGTCGCCGCAGCGCTCGCTTACGAGTCCATCGGCGACCAGCTTACGCCGGTTTACGTCGACACCGGCCTGATGCGTAAGGGCGAGACCGACCAGATCCGCGAGACGTTCGACTACATGGACTCGCTGCAAATCGTCGACGCGAAAGATCGCTTCCTCGATGCCCTGGAGGGCGTGATCGACCCCGAAGAGAAGCGCAAGATCATCGGCGAGCAGTTCATCCGCGAGTTCGAGCGCGAGGCGACCGAGGCCGACGCGGACTACCTCGTCCAGGGGACGATCTACCCCGACCGGATCGAGAGCGAAGGCGGGATTAAGTCCCACCACAACGTCGGCGGGCTCCCGGACGTCGTCGACTTCGACGGCATCGTCGAACCCGTCCGCGACCTCTACAAGGACGAAGTGCGCGAGGTTGCACGCCATCTCGACCTCGACGAAATCGTCGCCGAACGGATGCCGTTCCCCGGCCCGGGGCTCGCCGTGCGCGTCATCGGGGAAGTCACCGAAGAGAAACTCGAGGTCGCCCGCGACGCCTGTCACGTCGTCGAGGAGGAACTCGAGGAGTACGAGCCGTGGCAAGCCCTCGCCGCAGTGATCGGCAAGGCCACGGGCGTCAAAGGTGACAACCGCGTCCACGGCTGGGTCGTCTCCGTCCGCTCCGTCGAGTCGCGTGACGGCATGACCGCACGTGCACAGGAGATTGACTGGGAGACCCTCCAGCGCATCCAGTCGCGTATCACCGGCCAGAACGAGAACGTGGCCCGCGTCGTCTACGACGTGACCCACAAGCCACCGGCAACGATCGAGTACGAATGAGCGAGGACGACCAGAACCGACGGGCGATCGTCGCCGGTCCCGATGAAGACGAGATCGGTGTCGCACTCGAGAACGAAGGCGTCACGGTCACTCGAGTCGATGGCGTCGTCACGCGGCCACAGCTAGAGGAAGCCGGTATCGTCGACGCCGACCTGTACGTGTTGACCGATATCGATCAGGCGACGACGATCCCGATCGTCTGTGATCTCACCGACGACCTGCGGACCGTCACCTACGCACGCCGAACGGTGCCCGAGTTCGTCAAGGGACAGCTTGACCTGGCAATCGACCCCCAGCTGATGTCAGCTGCGATCGT
The DNA window shown above is from Natrialba magadii ATCC 43099 and carries:
- a CDS encoding DUF5812 family protein, whose protein sequence is MTETETGSGNEKTGTFVVTHAETESAVVRDVDTAQIHTLGSNPGLEANDVLEATVAPEPPLEVTWQVIEVAERRRVELVDSDLSPTKHAAELAADAETGDLIQEERAGTGEIHIFRVPADETEAAAQDVLEDEETIARAARLDAVRVEVRRTTALDAVDGGVLSVRYLPD
- a CDS encoding CPBP family intramembrane glutamic endopeptidase → MTETARTESESVATDAVPGIGTGLSAVMAATVLVPANRGITDPAVVAAAVFAVVAVGAFLASRYGSGTQRIAAGIATAASGGVLLCTAYALNQGLTASTELPGLSTSISLLMAGFLTAGLTVGVGVAAVLKISVSGLKDRSSQMVVLSLLGVTGLFAAELAGVFLALPVMEIAGDLSTTEFLVIAQLGMALGTAIIAGIYLSVTDRGLEFLDLRVPTKWDVIWTVGGLVILFGALMTISLAFQTAGVESADHGTTEQAAENPEILLVLIPASLLVIGPFEELLYRNVIQKALYDTFSRAGAIVAGSVIFAGVHVLAYATAGPGAVIASLGVIFGLSLVLGTLYERTDNLLVPSVVHGVYNAILFGNLYLVYG
- a CDS encoding NOB1 family endonuclease codes for the protein MYVLDSSAFIHDFHTTEQTATIPLVREELEDESAYRYDAMEGSGMHIHIPNEDTTEKVRRAAKESGDLGVLSDTDIRLVAASFELDATLVTDDYAMQNVAEKLNVAVEVIAREGIDEQRHWHYQCQGCGREFDEEKERCPICGSGLARKNPS
- a CDS encoding PRC-barrel domain-containing protein yields the protein MSEILAENLSGKSVMGSDGTELGLLYNITMDLKSGQLHDLVIEPDDELPERAVDFNVDDAGRFLVSVSRVQAVKDYIVVQR
- the infB gene encoding translation initiation factor IF-2 produces the protein MSDTDTDTDTGAGSHDPTSLRTPIVAVLGHVDHGKTSLLDKIRGSAVIEGEAGAITQHIGATAVPLDVVSSIAGDLVDPDDFDLPGLLFIDTPGHHSFTTLRSRGGALADIAILVVDVNDGFQPQTLEALDILKRSQTPFIVAANKIDTVPGWNANEDSPINATYEAQSDRVSSRLDESLYEIIGNLSDEDFSADLYWRVQNFQRNVGVVPVSAMTGEGVPDLLAVMMGLSQRYMKEEMEIDVQGPGVGTVLEVKEEKGFGTTIDIVLYDGTIKADDKVVVGGMNQPIVTDVRALLQPRPLAEIRTESRFEKVDEISAASGIKVAAPDLADAMAGAPVRVVRNRELDEVVDEVEAELADIAVDTEEQGVVVKADTLGSLEAMADALGEAEVPIVRAEVGDVAPRDVSVASTAEEPKQRAILGFNVETLADAEQRAETEDVTVFTDEVIYQLIEEYEEYIDELERAQQDTILDNIVRPARFRILPDHTFRQNDPAVVGVEVNSGTVQNNANVVKFEGNEPDRVGQVKGIQEQGEDVDEARAGNRVSVAIDGPTVGRQIEEDDELWIEIPEKHAKILEQELASEIPGDELEALNMYLDKQRSRDPFWGK
- the pyrG gene encoding glutamine hydrolyzing CTP synthase, whose product is MPTEPDTHYDPTLGNKFIFVTGGVMSGLGKGITAASTGRLLKNAGFDVTAVKIDPYLNVDAGTMNPYQHGEVYVLEDGGEVDLDLGNYERFLDIDMTSDHNITTGKTYQHVIEKERAGDYLGKTVQIIPHITDDIKRRIREAAEGTDVCIIEVGGTVGDIEGMPYLEALRQFAHEEDEEDILFTHVTLVPYSKNGEQKTKPTQHSVKEVRSIGLQPDVIVGRCEDKLDPETKEKIALFCDIPTEAVFSNPDVEDVYHVPLMVEEEGLDQYVLEHFGLADEALPEGERANDWREIVTTEKNGAVDIALVGKYDLTDAYMSIHESLKHAGFEVGVDVNVHWVPAGELADGHDDQLESVDGVIVPGGFGMRGTEGKIEAVRYARENDVPFLGLCLGFQMAVVEYARNVLGYENAHSAEMDEETAHPVIDILPEQYEVEDMGGTMRLGEHTTVIEPETLAYELYEDTSCSERHRHRYEVNPEYFDEFEEEPMTFSGTAGNRMEILELEDHPYFLGTQFHPEYTSRPGQPSPPFLGLVEAIVDESGGNASAGTDMEHDADSDTDADTETEVTH
- the guaA gene encoding glutamine-hydrolyzing GMP synthase, which codes for MVDTETFVPEAIEEIEDEIGDANAVIALSGGVDSSVAAALAYESIGDQLTPVYVDTGLMRKGETDQIRETFDYMDSLQIVDAKDRFLDALEGVIDPEEKRKIIGEQFIREFEREATEADADYLVQGTIYPDRIESEGGIKSHHNVGGLPDVVDFDGIVEPVRDLYKDEVREVARHLDLDEIVAERMPFPGPGLAVRVIGEVTEEKLEVARDACHVVEEELEEYEPWQALAAVIGKATGVKGDNRVHGWVVSVRSVESRDGMTARAQEIDWETLQRIQSRITGQNENVARVVYDVTHKPPATIEYE
- a CDS encoding DUF7126 family protein, producing MSEDDQNRRAIVAGPDEDEIGVALENEGVTVTRVDGVVTRPQLEEAGIVDADLYVLTDIDQATTIPIVCDLTDDLRTVTYARRTVPEFVKGQLDLAIDPQLMSAAIVAEELVA